Proteins encoded in a region of the Bacteroidota bacterium genome:
- a CDS encoding ABC transporter ATP-binding protein has protein sequence MAEETIIRVRNLVKKFGSFIANDNLSFDVAKGEIFGFLGANGAGKTTAIKILSGLSKPTSGEVSIAGMDVYHDTEKIKKSIGYMSQRFSLYEDLTVAENIRFYAGIYGLSRTQIKERTDKLLEQLGLESSRKSLIKGLPLGWRQKLAFSVAIIHEPKIVFLDEPTSGVDPVTRRQFWEMIYQAAANKVTVFVTTHYMDEAEYCDRVSIMVDGKIAALDTPSELKKQYTVDSMDEVFVKLARNDSR, from the coding sequence ATGGCTGAAGAAACGATTATTCGTGTTCGCAATCTGGTGAAGAAATTTGGCAGCTTTATCGCTAACGACAACCTGAGTTTTGATGTTGCGAAGGGTGAGATTTTTGGCTTTCTGGGAGCCAATGGCGCAGGAAAAACAACGGCGATAAAAATACTTTCGGGACTCTCGAAACCAACATCAGGCGAAGTGAGTATTGCCGGTATGGATGTCTACCATGATACCGAAAAGATTAAAAAAAGTATTGGGTATATGAGTCAGCGGTTTTCGTTGTACGAAGATCTTACCGTTGCTGAGAATATCCGCTTTTATGCCGGAATTTATGGCCTTTCGCGGACGCAGATAAAAGAACGTACCGATAAATTGCTTGAGCAATTAGGTCTGGAATCGTCGCGTAAAAGCCTGATAAAGGGATTGCCGCTTGGTTGGCGGCAAAAGCTGGCTTTTTCGGTTGCCATCATACATGAACCAAAAATTGTATTTCTGGATGAACCTACAAGTGGTGTAGATCCTGTTACACGCAGGCAATTCTGGGAAATGATTTATCAGGCCGCAGCGAACAAGGTTACTGTTTTTGTTACCACTCACTATATGGATGAGGCTGAATACTGTGACCGCGTTAGCATTATGGTTGACGGGAAAATTGCCGCGCTCGACACTCCTTCAGAACTGAAAAAACAATATACCGTTGACAGCATGGATGAGGTGTTTGTAAAGCTGGCCAGAAACGATAGTCGCTAG
- a CDS encoding four helix bundle protein → MNDFKKLSVWQKAVDFSVNLYQVTDIYPAKEKFGLVSQLNRSCISIASNIAEGAGRTTIKEFNNFLSFALGSSYECETQIIISNKLGFLLNKDFENLIGRISEIQKMIIGLRNANSCT, encoded by the coding sequence ATGAATGATTTTAAGAAGCTCAGTGTGTGGCAAAAAGCAGTTGATTTCTCTGTGAATTTATATCAAGTAACAGATATATATCCTGCTAAAGAAAAATTTGGTTTGGTTTCTCAGCTGAACAGGAGCTGTATTTCAATCGCTTCAAATATTGCTGAAGGAGCAGGAAGAACGACCATAAAGGAATTTAATAATTTCTTAAGTTTTGCATTAGGCTCATCTTATGAATGCGAAACACAAATTATTATTTCAAACAAACTTGGCTTTTTACTAAACAAGGATTTTGAAAATTTAATTGGTAGAATTAGCGAAATTCAAAAAATGATTATCGGCTTGAGAAACGCTAATTCTTGTACTTAG